The Garra rufa chromosome 8, GarRuf1.0, whole genome shotgun sequence genome has a segment encoding these proteins:
- the LOC141340862 gene encoding rho GTPase-activating protein 20-like isoform X2, with protein sequence MGPLHEPGWQKRNRTKSCGECQISNYFSQRRQSAPSVILSKALTKSKPLTRDCTSQVSQDIFALIQSLLSPTRKLICQGNVVLQTGLQTQERFLILFSDLLIITKAKSVMQVKQKKCVRVSEMWTAGCVDEVCEASTGSERSFVMGWPTYNCVATFSISEEKDRWLSLIESCIKEEKQSDDPKMIPLKIFAKDVGNCAYAKTLFISNTDCTSDVISTALQQFGLSGGIKDYKLWVCSKQDETPYPLIGHEFPYSIKMSHIRLLQQDAVTSSYSQMALLPIDAHCQFFLRPSQINNTFTEQKSRRRRMSLLSWAFKRGSSIEQSIQSEYPRQTITMASGHLFGRPLTDVIKDNNLPSLIVDMLKCLCSEGAVTRGIFRRSAGVKACRELKEKLDSGHYEEPLSGESVLVTASVFKEFLRNIPGSLLCEELYEQWLQAVEQDGEKNEPMTERHLLQEVQRLVQLLPKENILLLRHMIAMLHHIQLNAEHNQMTSFNLAVCIAPSCLWNHKLQSHEKDAKKVCDLVRVLIDNCCALFGDEIITLLKDLTEDNRSNRGSVGSLQQMSDSGYESLKNEVNTDTEDISKTRPLKDSRSMDSLMSLSDCDLDCPENNLLSSNPSAQIRNLTPAVRQLRSLKLHRHSISTIALTSHEQEVTQESGKYEEFKRPDEVNDNVFLELNFMRGKQTPPTSNVSSPVTSPTYSSVSSIDSPFSQSNRKTLHSPQDSPSKGQSVLLTQNGSNYQRSNSLPIEKSSPPNHERNATDIKEGLQPTVTKNQLKRKPSSQTPTQTPLHKGKGLFYRGPGSPTHSPLGHPKLPPDSQTEEDVKLPQSVFYGQSCKLTVNKIRGQKSSKLSGKQLKFKALDLHPSSGKQQAIGRGQRLSCCSSSQWIV encoded by the exons GGATTGTACATCCCAGGTTAGCCAGGACATTTTCGCCCTCATCCAGTCTCTGCTCAGTCCAACCAGGAAGCTCATTTGCCAAGGCAATGTGGTGCTGCAGACAGGTCTTCAGACTCAAGAGAGATTCCTCATCCTCTTCAGTGATCTTCTCATCATCACCAAGGCCAA gtcagTAATGCAGGTGAAGCAAAAGAAATGTGTGCGTGTTAGTGAGATGTGGACGGCCGGCTGTGTGGATGAGGTGTGTGAGGCCAGTACTGGTTCAGAGAGGAGCTTCGTCATGGGCTGGCCAACTTACAACTGTGTGGCTACTTttag cattTCAGAAGAGAAAGACAGGTGGCTATCCCTCATTGAAAG ttgtataaaagaagaaaaacagaGTGATGATCCGAAGATGATTCCACTCAAGATATTTGCAAAGGATGTTGGGAACTGTGCCTAT GCAAAAACTCTTTTTATCAGCAACACAGACTGCACTTCTGATGTCATTAGCACGGCACTGCAACAGTTCGGTCTTTCG GGTGGAATAAAAGATTATAAGTTGTGGGTATGTTCAAAACAAGATGAAACTCCATACCCTTTAATTG GTCATGAGTTTCCTTATAGCATTAAGATGAGCCACATTCGCCTGCTGCAGCAAGATGCAGTAACATCATCCTACAGCCAGATGGCGCTTTTGCCAATTGACGCCCACTGCCAGTTCTTCctgaggcccagtcaaataaacAACACCTTCACAG AACAGAAAAGCAGGAGGAGAAGAATGTCTCTTCTTAGCTGGGCTTTTAAACGAGGCTCCAGCATTGAACAGTCCATCCAATCTGAATATCCTCGCCAAACCATTACAATGGCTTCGGGTCATCTGTTTGGTAGGCCACTCACTGATGTGATAAAAGACAATAACCTGCCATCACTAATTGTG gacATGCTGAAGTGTTTGTGCAGTGAGGGGGCTGTGACACGTGGAATATTCCGGCGCTCTGCTGGAGTCAAGGCCTGCCGAGAATTGAAGGAAAAGCTGGATTCGGGTCACTATGAAGAGCCACTGAGTGGAGAATCTGTACTTGTTACCGCTTCAGTGTTCAAG GAATTCTTACGCAATATACCTGGCAGCCTGTTGTGTGAGGAGCTCTATGAGCAATGGCTCCAAGCAGTGGAGCAGGATGGTGAAAAAAATGAACCCATGACAGAGAGACACCTGCTACAGGAGGTTCAGAG GCTCGTTCAGCTTTTACCTAAAGAAAATATTCTGCTGCTGAGACACATGATAGCAATGCTGCACCACATACAACTCAATGCTGAACACAACCAGATGACCTCTTTTAACCTGGCTGTGTGTATAGCACCTAGCTGTCTGTGGAATCACAAACTACAATCTCATGAAAAAGATGCCAAAAAG GTGTGTGACCTTGTGCGTGTCTTGATTGACAACTGCTGTGCGTTGTTTGGGGATGAAATTATAACCCTCTTAAAGGATTTGACTGAAGACAATAGAAGCAACCGTGGATCAG TTGGGTCCCTGCAGCAGATGTCAGATTCAGGTTATGAGAGTCTTAAGAACGAGGTGAATACTGACACAGAGGACATTTCTAAGACCCGTCCTCTTAAAGACAGTCGTAGTATGGATTCGCTCATGTCACTGAGTGATTGTGACCTCGATTGTCCAGAAAACAACCTGTTGTCTTCTAACCCATCGGCACAAATCAGAAACCTGACACCTGCAGTGCGTCAGCTCCGGTCCCTTAAATTACACAGACACTCCATTTCCACCATCGCTTTGACTTCTCATGAGCAGGAAGTAACTCAAGAAAGTGGAAAATATGAAGAGTTCAAGAGACCAGATGAGGTCAATGATAATGTATTTTTAGAACTGAATTTCATGAGAGGAAAACAAACTCCACCAACCTCCAATGTATCATCACCAGTAACTTCACCAACATACTCATCTGTGAGTTCAATAGACAGTCCATTTTCTCAGTCCAACCGTAAGACCCTCCATTCTCCTCAGGACTCACCATCCAAGGGACAATCTGTTTTGCTCACTCAAAATGGCTCAAATTACCAGCGCTCAAACAGCTTGCCCATTGAGAAATCATCTCCACCAAATCATGAGAGGAACGCCACTGATATTAAAGAGGGTTTACAGCCTACAGTGACCAAAAATCAGCTGAAAAGAAAACCATCCTCACAGACTCCCACTCAAACGCCTTTACATAAAGGAAAAGGTCTTTTCTACAGAGGACCTGGGAGCCCCACGCACAGCCCTTTAGGACACCCCAAGCTGCCCCCTGACTCTCAGACTGAAGAAGACGTCAAACTACCGCAGAGTGTGTTTTACGGACAGAGTTGCAAGTTGACAGTGAACAAAATCAGGGGACAGAAGTCTAGCAAACTCTCTGGGAAGCAGCTGAAGTTTAAAGCACTAGACTTGCACCCCTCCTCTGGAAAGCAGCAGGCTATTGGGAGAGGCCAAAGGCTCAGCTGTTGCAGTAGCAGCCAGTGGATTGTGTAA
- the LOC141340863 gene encoding adrenodoxin-like produces MSACALRLFLQRAAAMRKAAHQTLSQTRAFPQCVTGSYTHSRGINTLTNPVRAEEKVTVHFLNRDGKRITVKALTGESLLDVVINHDLDIDGFGACEGTLACSTCHLIFEEAVYKKLGPITDEEMDMLDLAYGLTDTSRLGCQVCLRKDLDGMILRVPDVISDARVESEKESSAAPPKI; encoded by the exons ATGTCGGCATGTGCATTGAGACTGTTTCTCCAGCGAGCGGCTGCGATGCGTAAAGCGGCGCACCAAACGTTGAGCCAAACGAGAGCGTTTCCACAATGCGTGACCGGGAGCTACACGCACAGCAGAGGAATAAACACATTAACAAACCCAGTAAG GGCTGAGGAAAAGGTGACTGTTCACTTTCTGAATCGAGATGGAAAACGGATCACGGTGAAAGCTTTAACTGGGGAATCACTACTCGATGTTGTTATTAACCATGATCTAGATATTGATGGATTTG GTGCATGTGAGGGAACTTTGGCCTGCTCTACGTGCCACCTTATTTTCGAGGAGGCCGTTTATAAGAAGCTTGGGCCTATTACTGATGAGGAAATGGACATGTTGGACTTGGCTTATGGGCTTACAGACAC ATCTCGTCTGGGCTGCCAGGTGTGTTTGAGGAAGGATCTGGACGGGATGATTCTGCGTGTGCCAGACGTGATATCTGATGCTCGAGTTGAGAGTGAAAAAGAGTCCTCCGCAGCCCCACCCAAAATATAA
- the LOC141340862 gene encoding rho GTPase-activating protein 20-like isoform X1, with translation MGPLHEPGWQKRNRTKSCGECQISNKYFSQRRQSAPSVILSKALTKSKPLTRDCTSQVSQDIFALIQSLLSPTRKLICQGNVVLQTGLQTQERFLILFSDLLIITKAKSVMQVKQKKCVRVSEMWTAGCVDEVCEASTGSERSFVMGWPTYNCVATFSISEEKDRWLSLIESCIKEEKQSDDPKMIPLKIFAKDVGNCAYAKTLFISNTDCTSDVISTALQQFGLSGGIKDYKLWVCSKQDETPYPLIGHEFPYSIKMSHIRLLQQDAVTSSYSQMALLPIDAHCQFFLRPSQINNTFTEQKSRRRRMSLLSWAFKRGSSIEQSIQSEYPRQTITMASGHLFGRPLTDVIKDNNLPSLIVDMLKCLCSEGAVTRGIFRRSAGVKACRELKEKLDSGHYEEPLSGESVLVTASVFKEFLRNIPGSLLCEELYEQWLQAVEQDGEKNEPMTERHLLQEVQRLVQLLPKENILLLRHMIAMLHHIQLNAEHNQMTSFNLAVCIAPSCLWNHKLQSHEKDAKKVCDLVRVLIDNCCALFGDEIITLLKDLTEDNRSNRGSVGSLQQMSDSGYESLKNEVNTDTEDISKTRPLKDSRSMDSLMSLSDCDLDCPENNLLSSNPSAQIRNLTPAVRQLRSLKLHRHSISTIALTSHEQEVTQESGKYEEFKRPDEVNDNVFLELNFMRGKQTPPTSNVSSPVTSPTYSSVSSIDSPFSQSNRKTLHSPQDSPSKGQSVLLTQNGSNYQRSNSLPIEKSSPPNHERNATDIKEGLQPTVTKNQLKRKPSSQTPTQTPLHKGKGLFYRGPGSPTHSPLGHPKLPPDSQTEEDVKLPQSVFYGQSCKLTVNKIRGQKSSKLSGKQLKFKALDLHPSSGKQQAIGRGQRLSCCSSSQWIV, from the exons GGATTGTACATCCCAGGTTAGCCAGGACATTTTCGCCCTCATCCAGTCTCTGCTCAGTCCAACCAGGAAGCTCATTTGCCAAGGCAATGTGGTGCTGCAGACAGGTCTTCAGACTCAAGAGAGATTCCTCATCCTCTTCAGTGATCTTCTCATCATCACCAAGGCCAA gtcagTAATGCAGGTGAAGCAAAAGAAATGTGTGCGTGTTAGTGAGATGTGGACGGCCGGCTGTGTGGATGAGGTGTGTGAGGCCAGTACTGGTTCAGAGAGGAGCTTCGTCATGGGCTGGCCAACTTACAACTGTGTGGCTACTTttag cattTCAGAAGAGAAAGACAGGTGGCTATCCCTCATTGAAAG ttgtataaaagaagaaaaacagaGTGATGATCCGAAGATGATTCCACTCAAGATATTTGCAAAGGATGTTGGGAACTGTGCCTAT GCAAAAACTCTTTTTATCAGCAACACAGACTGCACTTCTGATGTCATTAGCACGGCACTGCAACAGTTCGGTCTTTCG GGTGGAATAAAAGATTATAAGTTGTGGGTATGTTCAAAACAAGATGAAACTCCATACCCTTTAATTG GTCATGAGTTTCCTTATAGCATTAAGATGAGCCACATTCGCCTGCTGCAGCAAGATGCAGTAACATCATCCTACAGCCAGATGGCGCTTTTGCCAATTGACGCCCACTGCCAGTTCTTCctgaggcccagtcaaataaacAACACCTTCACAG AACAGAAAAGCAGGAGGAGAAGAATGTCTCTTCTTAGCTGGGCTTTTAAACGAGGCTCCAGCATTGAACAGTCCATCCAATCTGAATATCCTCGCCAAACCATTACAATGGCTTCGGGTCATCTGTTTGGTAGGCCACTCACTGATGTGATAAAAGACAATAACCTGCCATCACTAATTGTG gacATGCTGAAGTGTTTGTGCAGTGAGGGGGCTGTGACACGTGGAATATTCCGGCGCTCTGCTGGAGTCAAGGCCTGCCGAGAATTGAAGGAAAAGCTGGATTCGGGTCACTATGAAGAGCCACTGAGTGGAGAATCTGTACTTGTTACCGCTTCAGTGTTCAAG GAATTCTTACGCAATATACCTGGCAGCCTGTTGTGTGAGGAGCTCTATGAGCAATGGCTCCAAGCAGTGGAGCAGGATGGTGAAAAAAATGAACCCATGACAGAGAGACACCTGCTACAGGAGGTTCAGAG GCTCGTTCAGCTTTTACCTAAAGAAAATATTCTGCTGCTGAGACACATGATAGCAATGCTGCACCACATACAACTCAATGCTGAACACAACCAGATGACCTCTTTTAACCTGGCTGTGTGTATAGCACCTAGCTGTCTGTGGAATCACAAACTACAATCTCATGAAAAAGATGCCAAAAAG GTGTGTGACCTTGTGCGTGTCTTGATTGACAACTGCTGTGCGTTGTTTGGGGATGAAATTATAACCCTCTTAAAGGATTTGACTGAAGACAATAGAAGCAACCGTGGATCAG TTGGGTCCCTGCAGCAGATGTCAGATTCAGGTTATGAGAGTCTTAAGAACGAGGTGAATACTGACACAGAGGACATTTCTAAGACCCGTCCTCTTAAAGACAGTCGTAGTATGGATTCGCTCATGTCACTGAGTGATTGTGACCTCGATTGTCCAGAAAACAACCTGTTGTCTTCTAACCCATCGGCACAAATCAGAAACCTGACACCTGCAGTGCGTCAGCTCCGGTCCCTTAAATTACACAGACACTCCATTTCCACCATCGCTTTGACTTCTCATGAGCAGGAAGTAACTCAAGAAAGTGGAAAATATGAAGAGTTCAAGAGACCAGATGAGGTCAATGATAATGTATTTTTAGAACTGAATTTCATGAGAGGAAAACAAACTCCACCAACCTCCAATGTATCATCACCAGTAACTTCACCAACATACTCATCTGTGAGTTCAATAGACAGTCCATTTTCTCAGTCCAACCGTAAGACCCTCCATTCTCCTCAGGACTCACCATCCAAGGGACAATCTGTTTTGCTCACTCAAAATGGCTCAAATTACCAGCGCTCAAACAGCTTGCCCATTGAGAAATCATCTCCACCAAATCATGAGAGGAACGCCACTGATATTAAAGAGGGTTTACAGCCTACAGTGACCAAAAATCAGCTGAAAAGAAAACCATCCTCACAGACTCCCACTCAAACGCCTTTACATAAAGGAAAAGGTCTTTTCTACAGAGGACCTGGGAGCCCCACGCACAGCCCTTTAGGACACCCCAAGCTGCCCCCTGACTCTCAGACTGAAGAAGACGTCAAACTACCGCAGAGTGTGTTTTACGGACAGAGTTGCAAGTTGACAGTGAACAAAATCAGGGGACAGAAGTCTAGCAAACTCTCTGGGAAGCAGCTGAAGTTTAAAGCACTAGACTTGCACCCCTCCTCTGGAAAGCAGCAGGCTATTGGGAGAGGCCAAAGGCTCAGCTGTTGCAGTAGCAGCCAGTGGATTGTGTAA